Proteins found in one Pogoniulus pusillus isolate bPogPus1 chromosome 36, bPogPus1.pri, whole genome shotgun sequence genomic segment:
- the PHC2 gene encoding polyhomeotic-like protein 2 isoform X3 has translation MENEQLPAPPPSSSAAGTATTPSSTGTARPPAPQISVYSGIPDRQTVQVIQQALHRQPNTAAQYLQQMYAAQQQHLMLQTAALQQQHLTSAQLQSLAAVQQASLAANRQSSSSGGNGTQPAPAQQPTINLATSPAAAQLLNRAQSVAPGTSGIAQQAVLLGNAASPALTASQAQMYLRAQMLIFTPTGPVSAVRPESPAPAPPPAPPPAPQPAAPQVHSLALRPTGPHLPTLAMKPPGGTPPRAGPPRGPPPDPPAEHLKKAEGQDARAHPLGRASAPTAAHPLATPAYAPLQPPQFLQQQQPPKPMQTQQQQQFVIQQQQLAPRGQPAQGPTATPQLQPLPPASPGPPPQPKVGVPQGAGGGEGGPPNGHPACHAAPRKFQHASAVILQLQPAGPTPPLGVPEGTRRDPPPAPRNTESPPAAPSQPPALSPPAVPLGPDSPEGERTPTHEPPADRLHAQPPPLASVPGMTSGTGSSAATVAGAAPHNGENKPPQAIVKPQILTHVIEGFVIQEGAEPFPVGRSSLLVGTLKKKYAQELLAEKLPQQDNTTTTDSEMEEPYLQGVPARPPESKEEGNPPKLKCELCGRVDFAYKFKRSKRFCSMACAKRYNVGCTKRVGLFHPDRSKLQKPGGGPPHGRRRACKGTLPPLSKDTKKQLNHSQEDSSRCSDNSSYEEPLSPISASSSTSRRRQGERDLELRDMELPDVHVRDLAALGHRFLPSEPSKWNVEDVYEFIRSLPGCQEIAEEFRAQEIDGQALLLLKEDHLMSTMNIKLGPALKIYARINMLKDS, from the exons ATGGAGAacgagcagctccctgccccgcCGCCCTCCAGCAGCGCCGCTggcactgccaccacccccagcagcactggcactgcccGCCCACCTGCTCCCCAGATCTCTGTCTACAGTGGCATCCCCGACCGCCAAACCGTCCAG GTGATCCAGCAGGCGCTGCACCGGCAGCCCAACACGGCGGCGCAGTACCTGCAGCAGATGTACGcagcgcagcagcagcacctgatgCTGCAGACCgcagccctccagcagcagcacctcaccAGCGCCCAgctccagagcctggctgcCGTCCAGCAG gccagcctggcagccaacaggcagagcagctcctcggGTGGCAACGGCACCCAGCCGGCGCCGGCACAGCAGCCCACG ATCAACCTGGCGACGTCGCCGGCGGCCGCGCAGCTGCTGAACCGGGCGCAGAGCGTGGCACCGGGCACCTCGGGCATCgcgcagcaggcagtgctgctgggcaacgctgcctcccctgccctcACTGCCAGCCAGGCACAGATGTACCTGCGGGCACAGATG CTCATCTTCACACCCACGGGCCCTGTCAGCGCTGTCCGCCCCGAGAGCCCCGCGCCAGCCCCTCCACCGGCCCCGCCGCCTGCCCCCCAGCCCGCTGCCCCCCAG GtgcacagcctggccctgcgCCCCACCGGCCCCCACCTCCCTACCCTGGCCATGAAGCCCCCTGGGGGTACCCCACCCCGGGCTGGCCCTCCCCGGGGCCCCCCACCTGACCCTCCTGCCGAGCACCTCAAAAAGGCCGAGGGGCAGGATGCCCGCGCCCACCCCCTGGGTCGCGCCAGCGCCCCCACTGCCGCCCACCCGCTCGCCACGCCAG CCTACGCCCCGCTGCAGCCCCCTcagttcctgcagcagcagcagccgccgaAGCCAATGCagacgcagcagcagcagcagttcgtCATCCAACAGCAGCAGTTGGCACCCCGTGGGCAGCCCGCCCAGGGCCCCACTGCCACCCCCCAACTCCAGCCCTTACCCCCTGCCAGCCCCGGCCCACCCCCCCAACCCAAAGTGGGGGTTCCTCAAGGAGCAGGAGGGGGTGAGGGTGGCCCCCCCAACGGGCACCCTGCCTGCCATGCTGCTCCCCGCAAGTTCCAGCATGCCTCTGCCGtcatcctgcagctgcagcctgccggCCCCACG CCCCCACTCGGGGTCCCCGAGGGCACCCGCCGGGACCCACCACCCGCCCCGAGGAACACCGAGAGCCCGCCCGCCGCCCCGTCGCAGCCCCCCGCCCTCTCGCCGCCCGCCGTCCCCCTGGGCCCTGACAGCCCAGAGGGCGAGCGGACCCCCACGCACG AGCCGCCGGCCGACCGCCTTCATGCGCAGCCCCCGCCCCTGGCCAGCGTTCCCGGCATGACCTCGGGCACCGGGAGCTCTGCCGCCACCGTCGCCGGCGCCGCCCCCCACAATGGTGAGAACAAACCCCCCCAGGCCATCGTGAAACCCCAGATCCTCACCCACGTCATCGAAGGCTTCGTGATCCAGGAAGGGGCAGAGCCGTTCCCG GTGGGCCGCTCCTCGCTGCTGGTGGGGACGCTGAAGAAGAAGTATGCGCAGGAGCTGCTGGCGGAGAAACTCCCGCAGCAggacaacaccaccaccaccgacTCCGAGATGGAGGAGCCCTACCTGCAA GGTGTCCCTGCACGCCCCCCAGAATCCAAAGAGGAGGGGAACCCCCCCAAGCTGAAGTGTGAGCTCTGTGGCCGCGTCGACTTCGCCTACAAGTTCAAGCGCTCCAAGCGCTTCTGCTCCATGGCTTGTGCCAAGAg gtaCAACGTGGGCTGCACGAAGCGGGTGGGTTTGTTCCACCCCGACCGCAGCAAGCTGCAGAAACCCGGCGGGGGTCCCCCCCACGGCCGCCGCAGAGCCTGCAAAGGGACCCTGCCCCCCCTCAGCAAAGACACCAAGAAGCAG CTGAACCACAGCCAGGAGGACTCGAGCCGCTGCTCGGACAACTCGAGCTACGAGGAGCCTCTGTCGCCCATCTCGGCCAGCTCCTCCACCTCCCGCCGGCGGCAGGGCGAGCGCGACCTGGAGCTGCGCGACATGGAGCTGCCCGACGTGCACGTCCGCGACCTGGCCGCCCTCGGGCACCGCTTCCTGCCCAGCGAGCCCAGCAAGTGGAACGTGGAGGACGTCTACGAGTTCATCCGCTCGCTGCCCG GCTGCCAGGAGATCGCAGAGGAGTTCCGGGCGCAGGAGATCGATGGGcaggcgctgctgctgctgaaggaggacCACCTGATGAGCACCATGAACATCAAGCTGGGGCCGGCCCTCAAGATCTACGCCCGCATCAACATGCTGAAGGACTCCTAG
- the PHC2 gene encoding polyhomeotic-like protein 2 isoform X4, whose translation MENEQLPAPPPSSSAAGTATTPSSTGTARPPAPQISVYSGIPDRQTVQVIQQALHRQPNTAAQYLQQMYAAQQQHLMLQTAALQQQHLTSAQLQSLAAVQQASLAANRQSSSSGGNGTQPAPAQQPTINLATSPAAAQLLNRAQSVAPGTSGIAQQAVLLGNAASPALTASQAQMYLRAQMLIFTPTGPVSAVRPESPAPAPPPAPPPAPQPAAPQVHSLALRPTGPHLPTLAMKPPGGTPPRAGPPRGPPPDPPAEHLKKAEGQDARAHPLGRASAPTAAHPLATPEPPADRLHAQPPPLASVPGMTSGTGSSAATVAGAAPHNGENKPPQAIVKPQILTHVIEGFVIQEGAEPFPVGRSSLLVGTLKKKYAQELLAEKLPQQDNTTTTDSEMEEPYLQGVPARPPESKEEGNPPKLKCELCGRVDFAYKFKRSKRFCSMACAKRYNVGCTKRVGLFHPDRSKLQKPGGGPPHGRRRACKGTLPPLSKDTKKQPPVSLPPGSVTASLQLNHSQEDSSRCSDNSSYEEPLSPISASSSTSRRRQGERDLELRDMELPDVHVRDLAALGHRFLPSEPSKWNVEDVYEFIRSLPGCQEIAEEFRAQEIDGQALLLLKEDHLMSTMNIKLGPALKIYARINMLKDS comes from the exons ATGGAGAacgagcagctccctgccccgcCGCCCTCCAGCAGCGCCGCTggcactgccaccacccccagcagcactggcactgcccGCCCACCTGCTCCCCAGATCTCTGTCTACAGTGGCATCCCCGACCGCCAAACCGTCCAG GTGATCCAGCAGGCGCTGCACCGGCAGCCCAACACGGCGGCGCAGTACCTGCAGCAGATGTACGcagcgcagcagcagcacctgatgCTGCAGACCgcagccctccagcagcagcacctcaccAGCGCCCAgctccagagcctggctgcCGTCCAGCAG gccagcctggcagccaacaggcagagcagctcctcggGTGGCAACGGCACCCAGCCGGCGCCGGCACAGCAGCCCACG ATCAACCTGGCGACGTCGCCGGCGGCCGCGCAGCTGCTGAACCGGGCGCAGAGCGTGGCACCGGGCACCTCGGGCATCgcgcagcaggcagtgctgctgggcaacgctgcctcccctgccctcACTGCCAGCCAGGCACAGATGTACCTGCGGGCACAGATG CTCATCTTCACACCCACGGGCCCTGTCAGCGCTGTCCGCCCCGAGAGCCCCGCGCCAGCCCCTCCACCGGCCCCGCCGCCTGCCCCCCAGCCCGCTGCCCCCCAG GtgcacagcctggccctgcgCCCCACCGGCCCCCACCTCCCTACCCTGGCCATGAAGCCCCCTGGGGGTACCCCACCCCGGGCTGGCCCTCCCCGGGGCCCCCCACCTGACCCTCCTGCCGAGCACCTCAAAAAGGCCGAGGGGCAGGATGCCCGCGCCCACCCCCTGGGTCGCGCCAGCGCCCCCACTGCCGCCCACCCGCTCGCCACGCCAG AGCCGCCGGCCGACCGCCTTCATGCGCAGCCCCCGCCCCTGGCCAGCGTTCCCGGCATGACCTCGGGCACCGGGAGCTCTGCCGCCACCGTCGCCGGCGCCGCCCCCCACAATGGTGAGAACAAACCCCCCCAGGCCATCGTGAAACCCCAGATCCTCACCCACGTCATCGAAGGCTTCGTGATCCAGGAAGGGGCAGAGCCGTTCCCG GTGGGCCGCTCCTCGCTGCTGGTGGGGACGCTGAAGAAGAAGTATGCGCAGGAGCTGCTGGCGGAGAAACTCCCGCAGCAggacaacaccaccaccaccgacTCCGAGATGGAGGAGCCCTACCTGCAA GGTGTCCCTGCACGCCCCCCAGAATCCAAAGAGGAGGGGAACCCCCCCAAGCTGAAGTGTGAGCTCTGTGGCCGCGTCGACTTCGCCTACAAGTTCAAGCGCTCCAAGCGCTTCTGCTCCATGGCTTGTGCCAAGAg gtaCAACGTGGGCTGCACGAAGCGGGTGGGTTTGTTCCACCCCGACCGCAGCAAGCTGCAGAAACCCGGCGGGGGTCCCCCCCACGGCCGCCGCAGAGCCTGCAAAGGGACCCTGCCCCCCCTCAGCAAAGACACCAAGAAGCAG CCGCCGGTGTCCCTGCCGCCGGGCTCGGTGACGGCGTCGTTGCAGCTGAACCACAGCCAGGAGGACTCGAGCCGCTGCTCGGACAACTCGAGCTACGAGGAGCCTCTGTCGCCCATCTCGGCCAGCTCCTCCACCTCCCGCCGGCGGCAGGGCGAGCGCGACCTGGAGCTGCGCGACATGGAGCTGCCCGACGTGCACGTCCGCGACCTGGCCGCCCTCGGGCACCGCTTCCTGCCCAGCGAGCCCAGCAAGTGGAACGTGGAGGACGTCTACGAGTTCATCCGCTCGCTGCCCG GCTGCCAGGAGATCGCAGAGGAGTTCCGGGCGCAGGAGATCGATGGGcaggcgctgctgctgctgaaggaggacCACCTGATGAGCACCATGAACATCAAGCTGGGGCCGGCCCTCAAGATCTACGCCCGCATCAACATGCTGAAGGACTCCTAG
- the PHC2 gene encoding polyhomeotic-like protein 2 isoform X2, producing the protein MENEQLPAPPPSSSAAGTATTPSSTGTARPPAPQISVYSGIPDRQTVQVIQQALHRQPNTAAQYLQQMYAAQQQHLMLQTAALQQQHLTSAQLQSLAAVQQASLAANRQSSSSGGNGTQPAPAQQPTINLATSPAAAQLLNRAQSVAPGTSGIAQQAVLLGNAASPALTASQAQMYLRAQMLIFTPTGPVSAVRPESPAPAPPPAPPPAPQPAAPQVHSLALRPTGPHLPTLAMKPPGGTPPRAGPPRGPPPDPPAEHLKKAEGQDARAHPLGRASAPTAAHPLATPAYAPLQPPQFLQQQQPPKPMQTQQQQQFVIQQQQLAPRGQPAQGPTATPQLQPLPPASPGPPPQPKVGVPQGAGGGEGGPPNGHPACHAAPRKFQHASAVILQLQPAGPTPPLGVPEGTRRDPPPAPRNTESPPAAPSQPPALSPPAVPLGPDSPEGERTPTHEPPADRLHAQPPPLASVPGMTSGTGSSAATVAGAAPHNGENKPPQAIVKPQILTHVIEGFVIQEGAEPFPVGRSSLLVGTLKKKYAQELLAEKLPQQDNTTTTDSEMEEPYLQESKEEGNPPKLKCELCGRVDFAYKFKRSKRFCSMACAKRYNVGCTKRVGLFHPDRSKLQKPGGGPPHGRRRACKGTLPPLSKDTKKQPPVSLPPGSVTASLQLNHSQEDSSRCSDNSSYEEPLSPISASSSTSRRRQGERDLELRDMELPDVHVRDLAALGHRFLPSEPSKWNVEDVYEFIRSLPGCQEIAEEFRAQEIDGQALLLLKEDHLMSTMNIKLGPALKIYARINMLKDS; encoded by the exons ATGGAGAacgagcagctccctgccccgcCGCCCTCCAGCAGCGCCGCTggcactgccaccacccccagcagcactggcactgcccGCCCACCTGCTCCCCAGATCTCTGTCTACAGTGGCATCCCCGACCGCCAAACCGTCCAG GTGATCCAGCAGGCGCTGCACCGGCAGCCCAACACGGCGGCGCAGTACCTGCAGCAGATGTACGcagcgcagcagcagcacctgatgCTGCAGACCgcagccctccagcagcagcacctcaccAGCGCCCAgctccagagcctggctgcCGTCCAGCAG gccagcctggcagccaacaggcagagcagctcctcggGTGGCAACGGCACCCAGCCGGCGCCGGCACAGCAGCCCACG ATCAACCTGGCGACGTCGCCGGCGGCCGCGCAGCTGCTGAACCGGGCGCAGAGCGTGGCACCGGGCACCTCGGGCATCgcgcagcaggcagtgctgctgggcaacgctgcctcccctgccctcACTGCCAGCCAGGCACAGATGTACCTGCGGGCACAGATG CTCATCTTCACACCCACGGGCCCTGTCAGCGCTGTCCGCCCCGAGAGCCCCGCGCCAGCCCCTCCACCGGCCCCGCCGCCTGCCCCCCAGCCCGCTGCCCCCCAG GtgcacagcctggccctgcgCCCCACCGGCCCCCACCTCCCTACCCTGGCCATGAAGCCCCCTGGGGGTACCCCACCCCGGGCTGGCCCTCCCCGGGGCCCCCCACCTGACCCTCCTGCCGAGCACCTCAAAAAGGCCGAGGGGCAGGATGCCCGCGCCCACCCCCTGGGTCGCGCCAGCGCCCCCACTGCCGCCCACCCGCTCGCCACGCCAG CCTACGCCCCGCTGCAGCCCCCTcagttcctgcagcagcagcagccgccgaAGCCAATGCagacgcagcagcagcagcagttcgtCATCCAACAGCAGCAGTTGGCACCCCGTGGGCAGCCCGCCCAGGGCCCCACTGCCACCCCCCAACTCCAGCCCTTACCCCCTGCCAGCCCCGGCCCACCCCCCCAACCCAAAGTGGGGGTTCCTCAAGGAGCAGGAGGGGGTGAGGGTGGCCCCCCCAACGGGCACCCTGCCTGCCATGCTGCTCCCCGCAAGTTCCAGCATGCCTCTGCCGtcatcctgcagctgcagcctgccggCCCCACG CCCCCACTCGGGGTCCCCGAGGGCACCCGCCGGGACCCACCACCCGCCCCGAGGAACACCGAGAGCCCGCCCGCCGCCCCGTCGCAGCCCCCCGCCCTCTCGCCGCCCGCCGTCCCCCTGGGCCCTGACAGCCCAGAGGGCGAGCGGACCCCCACGCACG AGCCGCCGGCCGACCGCCTTCATGCGCAGCCCCCGCCCCTGGCCAGCGTTCCCGGCATGACCTCGGGCACCGGGAGCTCTGCCGCCACCGTCGCCGGCGCCGCCCCCCACAATGGTGAGAACAAACCCCCCCAGGCCATCGTGAAACCCCAGATCCTCACCCACGTCATCGAAGGCTTCGTGATCCAGGAAGGGGCAGAGCCGTTCCCG GTGGGCCGCTCCTCGCTGCTGGTGGGGACGCTGAAGAAGAAGTATGCGCAGGAGCTGCTGGCGGAGAAACTCCCGCAGCAggacaacaccaccaccaccgacTCCGAGATGGAGGAGCCCTACCTGCAAG AATCCAAAGAGGAGGGGAACCCCCCCAAGCTGAAGTGTGAGCTCTGTGGCCGCGTCGACTTCGCCTACAAGTTCAAGCGCTCCAAGCGCTTCTGCTCCATGGCTTGTGCCAAGAg gtaCAACGTGGGCTGCACGAAGCGGGTGGGTTTGTTCCACCCCGACCGCAGCAAGCTGCAGAAACCCGGCGGGGGTCCCCCCCACGGCCGCCGCAGAGCCTGCAAAGGGACCCTGCCCCCCCTCAGCAAAGACACCAAGAAGCAG CCGCCGGTGTCCCTGCCGCCGGGCTCGGTGACGGCGTCGTTGCAGCTGAACCACAGCCAGGAGGACTCGAGCCGCTGCTCGGACAACTCGAGCTACGAGGAGCCTCTGTCGCCCATCTCGGCCAGCTCCTCCACCTCCCGCCGGCGGCAGGGCGAGCGCGACCTGGAGCTGCGCGACATGGAGCTGCCCGACGTGCACGTCCGCGACCTGGCCGCCCTCGGGCACCGCTTCCTGCCCAGCGAGCCCAGCAAGTGGAACGTGGAGGACGTCTACGAGTTCATCCGCTCGCTGCCCG GCTGCCAGGAGATCGCAGAGGAGTTCCGGGCGCAGGAGATCGATGGGcaggcgctgctgctgctgaaggaggacCACCTGATGAGCACCATGAACATCAAGCTGGGGCCGGCCCTCAAGATCTACGCCCGCATCAACATGCTGAAGGACTCCTAG
- the PHC2 gene encoding polyhomeotic-like protein 2 isoform X1 — MENEQLPAPPPSSSAAGTATTPSSTGTARPPAPQISVYSGIPDRQTVQVIQQALHRQPNTAAQYLQQMYAAQQQHLMLQTAALQQQHLTSAQLQSLAAVQQASLAANRQSSSSGGNGTQPAPAQQPTINLATSPAAAQLLNRAQSVAPGTSGIAQQAVLLGNAASPALTASQAQMYLRAQMLIFTPTGPVSAVRPESPAPAPPPAPPPAPQPAAPQVHSLALRPTGPHLPTLAMKPPGGTPPRAGPPRGPPPDPPAEHLKKAEGQDARAHPLGRASAPTAAHPLATPAYAPLQPPQFLQQQQPPKPMQTQQQQQFVIQQQQLAPRGQPAQGPTATPQLQPLPPASPGPPPQPKVGVPQGAGGGEGGPPNGHPACHAAPRKFQHASAVILQLQPAGPTPPLGVPEGTRRDPPPAPRNTESPPAAPSQPPALSPPAVPLGPDSPEGERTPTHEPPADRLHAQPPPLASVPGMTSGTGSSAATVAGAAPHNGENKPPQAIVKPQILTHVIEGFVIQEGAEPFPVGRSSLLVGTLKKKYAQELLAEKLPQQDNTTTTDSEMEEPYLQGVPARPPESKEEGNPPKLKCELCGRVDFAYKFKRSKRFCSMACAKRYNVGCTKRVGLFHPDRSKLQKPGGGPPHGRRRACKGTLPPLSKDTKKQPPVSLPPGSVTASLQLNHSQEDSSRCSDNSSYEEPLSPISASSSTSRRRQGERDLELRDMELPDVHVRDLAALGHRFLPSEPSKWNVEDVYEFIRSLPGCQEIAEEFRAQEIDGQALLLLKEDHLMSTMNIKLGPALKIYARINMLKDS, encoded by the exons ATGGAGAacgagcagctccctgccccgcCGCCCTCCAGCAGCGCCGCTggcactgccaccacccccagcagcactggcactgcccGCCCACCTGCTCCCCAGATCTCTGTCTACAGTGGCATCCCCGACCGCCAAACCGTCCAG GTGATCCAGCAGGCGCTGCACCGGCAGCCCAACACGGCGGCGCAGTACCTGCAGCAGATGTACGcagcgcagcagcagcacctgatgCTGCAGACCgcagccctccagcagcagcacctcaccAGCGCCCAgctccagagcctggctgcCGTCCAGCAG gccagcctggcagccaacaggcagagcagctcctcggGTGGCAACGGCACCCAGCCGGCGCCGGCACAGCAGCCCACG ATCAACCTGGCGACGTCGCCGGCGGCCGCGCAGCTGCTGAACCGGGCGCAGAGCGTGGCACCGGGCACCTCGGGCATCgcgcagcaggcagtgctgctgggcaacgctgcctcccctgccctcACTGCCAGCCAGGCACAGATGTACCTGCGGGCACAGATG CTCATCTTCACACCCACGGGCCCTGTCAGCGCTGTCCGCCCCGAGAGCCCCGCGCCAGCCCCTCCACCGGCCCCGCCGCCTGCCCCCCAGCCCGCTGCCCCCCAG GtgcacagcctggccctgcgCCCCACCGGCCCCCACCTCCCTACCCTGGCCATGAAGCCCCCTGGGGGTACCCCACCCCGGGCTGGCCCTCCCCGGGGCCCCCCACCTGACCCTCCTGCCGAGCACCTCAAAAAGGCCGAGGGGCAGGATGCCCGCGCCCACCCCCTGGGTCGCGCCAGCGCCCCCACTGCCGCCCACCCGCTCGCCACGCCAG CCTACGCCCCGCTGCAGCCCCCTcagttcctgcagcagcagcagccgccgaAGCCAATGCagacgcagcagcagcagcagttcgtCATCCAACAGCAGCAGTTGGCACCCCGTGGGCAGCCCGCCCAGGGCCCCACTGCCACCCCCCAACTCCAGCCCTTACCCCCTGCCAGCCCCGGCCCACCCCCCCAACCCAAAGTGGGGGTTCCTCAAGGAGCAGGAGGGGGTGAGGGTGGCCCCCCCAACGGGCACCCTGCCTGCCATGCTGCTCCCCGCAAGTTCCAGCATGCCTCTGCCGtcatcctgcagctgcagcctgccggCCCCACG CCCCCACTCGGGGTCCCCGAGGGCACCCGCCGGGACCCACCACCCGCCCCGAGGAACACCGAGAGCCCGCCCGCCGCCCCGTCGCAGCCCCCCGCCCTCTCGCCGCCCGCCGTCCCCCTGGGCCCTGACAGCCCAGAGGGCGAGCGGACCCCCACGCACG AGCCGCCGGCCGACCGCCTTCATGCGCAGCCCCCGCCCCTGGCCAGCGTTCCCGGCATGACCTCGGGCACCGGGAGCTCTGCCGCCACCGTCGCCGGCGCCGCCCCCCACAATGGTGAGAACAAACCCCCCCAGGCCATCGTGAAACCCCAGATCCTCACCCACGTCATCGAAGGCTTCGTGATCCAGGAAGGGGCAGAGCCGTTCCCG GTGGGCCGCTCCTCGCTGCTGGTGGGGACGCTGAAGAAGAAGTATGCGCAGGAGCTGCTGGCGGAGAAACTCCCGCAGCAggacaacaccaccaccaccgacTCCGAGATGGAGGAGCCCTACCTGCAA GGTGTCCCTGCACGCCCCCCAGAATCCAAAGAGGAGGGGAACCCCCCCAAGCTGAAGTGTGAGCTCTGTGGCCGCGTCGACTTCGCCTACAAGTTCAAGCGCTCCAAGCGCTTCTGCTCCATGGCTTGTGCCAAGAg gtaCAACGTGGGCTGCACGAAGCGGGTGGGTTTGTTCCACCCCGACCGCAGCAAGCTGCAGAAACCCGGCGGGGGTCCCCCCCACGGCCGCCGCAGAGCCTGCAAAGGGACCCTGCCCCCCCTCAGCAAAGACACCAAGAAGCAG CCGCCGGTGTCCCTGCCGCCGGGCTCGGTGACGGCGTCGTTGCAGCTGAACCACAGCCAGGAGGACTCGAGCCGCTGCTCGGACAACTCGAGCTACGAGGAGCCTCTGTCGCCCATCTCGGCCAGCTCCTCCACCTCCCGCCGGCGGCAGGGCGAGCGCGACCTGGAGCTGCGCGACATGGAGCTGCCCGACGTGCACGTCCGCGACCTGGCCGCCCTCGGGCACCGCTTCCTGCCCAGCGAGCCCAGCAAGTGGAACGTGGAGGACGTCTACGAGTTCATCCGCTCGCTGCCCG GCTGCCAGGAGATCGCAGAGGAGTTCCGGGCGCAGGAGATCGATGGGcaggcgctgctgctgctgaaggaggacCACCTGATGAGCACCATGAACATCAAGCTGGGGCCGGCCCTCAAGATCTACGCCCGCATCAACATGCTGAAGGACTCCTAG